From a single Microbacterium murale genomic region:
- a CDS encoding FGGY-family carbohydrate kinase: MNSEAAEDSASAVVMGVDIGTYEAKGVLVAADGRIVAQHRRPHSVLTPGQGRVEHDPRSVWWDGFVEIARALLSSSGVDAAAVRAVAVSGIGPCVLPIDAAGEPLRNAMLYAVDSRAQDQIDQLNRSFGREEILARSGTPLSSQSAGPKILWIEQNEPEIFARAHRFVTCQTFVVGRLTGQWRVDHATAAYFHPFYDRRVMTWNLDGAPTMLRREQLPEPAWSSEIAGRIHSDAAAATGLAIGTPVLVGAPDAVAEAFSAGVAEPGDMMIMYGSSHFIIEVLDHAHSSNTLWPAPFLFPGSHLVAASLPTAGSFTRWFANLLDPHSGGSDELYSALTVAAESSPQGARGLVALPYLSGDPQARGGFIGLTMQHTRGDMARAVVESIAQGVSRVLRRFGDDGLEPRRVRAVGGGTKNAVWLQAVSDVSGLTQEAVPGLGASFGDAMLAAMAVGILDDVQSISAWVSVQRTVAPRAEFADLYARQAAAFELLDTATREIVSVLSDPRTADETETQK, translated from the coding sequence GTGAATTCCGAAGCGGCTGAAGACTCGGCATCCGCCGTCGTCATGGGCGTCGACATCGGCACATATGAGGCGAAGGGTGTCCTGGTGGCAGCTGACGGCCGCATCGTCGCTCAGCACCGCAGGCCGCATTCGGTGCTGACTCCAGGTCAGGGGCGGGTCGAACACGATCCGCGCAGCGTGTGGTGGGACGGTTTCGTCGAGATCGCCCGAGCGCTGCTCTCGAGCTCTGGCGTCGACGCGGCAGCCGTCCGCGCCGTCGCCGTCAGCGGCATCGGTCCTTGCGTGCTTCCGATCGATGCGGCGGGGGAGCCGTTGCGCAACGCCATGCTGTATGCCGTCGACTCGAGGGCGCAGGATCAGATCGACCAGTTGAATCGCTCGTTCGGGCGGGAGGAGATCCTCGCGCGCTCAGGCACACCGCTCAGCTCGCAGTCGGCCGGACCGAAGATCCTCTGGATCGAGCAGAACGAGCCGGAGATCTTCGCGCGTGCACATCGCTTCGTCACCTGCCAGACATTCGTGGTCGGTCGGCTGACGGGGCAGTGGCGTGTGGATCACGCCACTGCCGCGTACTTCCACCCGTTCTACGATCGTCGCGTCATGACGTGGAACCTTGACGGTGCGCCGACGATGCTGCGGCGAGAGCAGCTGCCCGAGCCCGCATGGTCCAGCGAGATCGCAGGCCGCATCCATTCCGATGCCGCGGCGGCGACCGGGTTGGCGATCGGAACACCGGTGCTGGTCGGCGCGCCGGATGCGGTCGCCGAAGCGTTCAGCGCGGGAGTCGCCGAACCGGGCGACATGATGATCATGTACGGGTCGTCGCACTTCATCATCGAGGTGCTCGACCACGCGCACAGCTCGAACACTCTCTGGCCTGCGCCGTTCCTCTTCCCTGGAAGTCATCTGGTGGCGGCGAGCCTCCCCACTGCCGGCAGCTTCACCCGGTGGTTCGCGAACCTGCTCGACCCGCACTCCGGCGGCAGCGATGAGCTCTACTCCGCACTCACCGTCGCGGCGGAATCATCTCCTCAGGGTGCCCGCGGCCTGGTTGCCCTGCCATACCTTAGCGGCGACCCGCAGGCCAGGGGCGGCTTCATCGGTCTGACGATGCAGCACACGAGGGGCGACATGGCGCGCGCCGTCGTCGAGTCGATCGCCCAGGGCGTGAGCCGGGTGCTGCGCAGGTTCGGTGATGACGGCCTCGAACCACGGCGCGTGCGCGCTGTCGGCGGTGGCACGAAGAACGCCGTCTGGCTGCAGGCGGTCAGCGACGTCTCCGGACTCACGCAGGAAGCCGTGCCCGGGCTCGGCGCCTCTTTCGGGGACGCGATGCTCGCGGCGATGGCCGTGGGCATCCTCGATGACGTCCAGAGCATCTCCGCTTGGGTGAGCGTGCAGCGGACGGTGGCCCCGCGCGCGGAGTTCGCCGATCTCTACGCCCGCCAGGCCGCGGCCTTCGAGCTTCTCGACACCGCGACGCGCGAGATCGTCTCCGTGTTGTCCGATCCCCGCACAGCCGACGAAACGGAGACCCAGAAATGA
- a CDS encoding aminopeptidase has translation MTDASSDPRWADLGEHLAERLAVASGDRVSIFVNDDSALPAAHALIRVAMRRGAMVQTVYQPELADIEELAHSALEQIAEPPAVEAAAMKWSTVHVSFRSMLWPEPSKAARPADFPERLAAQRRAKGAISTLRWQNTRWAIVRIPTPAWAEQIGVAPTALLDDFFAGALDDWDAAKTRWQSVCDAIDAGTTVTITSTDTELRLGIEGRTAALFAGEANLPDGEVATAPVDDQVDGHITFPGATVFAGEVFENLYLRFEAGRVVEVRADRGAEVARALIDTDEGSHRVGELGIGLSSTVQQWTGDLFIDEKILGTVHIAMGRAYPQCGGINESTLHWDIVKDLRVDAVGGPGTLAIDGRPIVDAGRVVWPGLAG, from the coding sequence ATGACCGACGCTTCATCAGACCCTCGCTGGGCCGATCTGGGCGAGCACCTCGCCGAGCGTCTGGCAGTCGCTTCGGGGGATCGCGTGAGCATCTTCGTCAACGACGACTCGGCGCTGCCGGCGGCGCATGCGCTGATCCGAGTGGCGATGCGCCGCGGTGCGATGGTGCAGACCGTGTACCAGCCGGAGCTGGCCGATATCGAGGAACTCGCCCACTCCGCACTCGAGCAGATCGCGGAGCCGCCGGCCGTGGAAGCCGCGGCGATGAAGTGGTCGACCGTGCACGTCTCGTTCCGCTCCATGCTGTGGCCAGAGCCGTCGAAAGCGGCACGACCCGCAGACTTCCCGGAGCGCCTGGCCGCGCAACGGCGGGCTAAGGGCGCGATCTCGACGCTGCGCTGGCAGAACACACGATGGGCGATCGTGCGCATACCCACCCCGGCCTGGGCGGAGCAGATCGGAGTGGCGCCCACGGCGCTGCTCGATGATTTCTTCGCCGGAGCTCTGGACGATTGGGATGCAGCCAAGACCCGCTGGCAATCGGTGTGCGATGCGATCGACGCCGGCACCACTGTCACCATCACGTCGACCGACACCGAACTGCGCCTGGGGATCGAAGGGCGCACGGCGGCCCTGTTCGCTGGAGAAGCCAATCTTCCGGACGGTGAGGTCGCCACGGCACCCGTCGACGACCAGGTGGATGGTCACATCACCTTTCCCGGGGCCACTGTCTTCGCCGGCGAGGTGTTCGAGAACCTGTACCTGCGATTCGAGGCGGGACGCGTGGTCGAGGTGCGCGCGGATCGAGGCGCCGAGGTCGCTCGCGCTCTCATCGACACCGACGAGGGATCTCACCGCGTCGGAGAGCTGGGCATCGGGTTGAGCAGCACTGTTCAGCAATGGACGGGGGATCTGTTCATCGACGAGAAGATCCTCGGCACCGTGCACATCGCCATGGGGCGCGCGTACCCGCAGTGCGGCGGTATCAACGAGTCGACGCTGCACTGGGACATCGTCAAGGATCTTCGCGTCGATGCGGTCGGCGGACCAGGGACACTGGCGATCGACGGCCGCCCGATCGTCGATGCAGGACGCGTCGTCTGGCCGGGGCTGGCAGGTTAG
- a CDS encoding M20/M25/M40 family metallo-hydrolase, which yields MTLSRLEEEALGFVRDLIRIDSINTGDLSTIGDGETRAARFVQASLEEAGIETSFVEPVPGRGSVIARLRGTDPDAGALIVHAHLDVVPVNADAWTHPPFSAEIEDGLLYGRGAVDMKNFAGVILAVARHFARSGIRHRRDLIFAFLADEESGGVWGASWLVDNRPDLFTGATEAISEVGGFSVPLVDDRRAYLFATAEKGVGGLRLIARGEAGHASRPLPSDPVPQLAGAVARIGAHRFPVVRTPALSRFLAVFGEARGVTFTDENLDAELEDLGFVGRVIAAAARNTAAPTVLRAGDKSNIIPGSAEALVDYRALPDGEDDLLAEVERLAGETVEVERLRSMKPVASPVDGPFVEVISAALTAEDPDGVVVPYLLPASTDNKHFARLGVNGYGFVPLRVPDDFDVYGQFHSADECVPVESLYFCARVTAGILATA from the coding sequence GTGACCCTGAGCCGGCTGGAGGAGGAAGCGCTCGGTTTCGTGCGCGACCTCATCCGTATAGACAGCATCAACACCGGCGACCTCTCGACGATCGGCGACGGCGAGACGCGTGCTGCGCGGTTCGTGCAGGCCAGCCTGGAGGAAGCGGGGATCGAGACCTCTTTCGTCGAACCCGTTCCGGGGCGCGGGAGCGTGATCGCCCGCCTTCGCGGGACGGATCCGGATGCCGGCGCGCTGATCGTGCACGCCCACCTCGATGTGGTACCGGTGAACGCAGATGCTTGGACCCATCCGCCGTTCAGCGCGGAGATCGAGGACGGACTTCTCTACGGCCGCGGTGCCGTCGACATGAAGAACTTCGCTGGCGTGATCCTGGCGGTGGCGCGGCACTTCGCACGTTCCGGCATCCGCCACCGGCGCGATCTGATCTTCGCGTTCCTCGCCGACGAGGAGAGCGGCGGAGTATGGGGCGCGTCGTGGCTGGTCGACAACAGACCGGACCTCTTCACGGGCGCGACCGAGGCGATCAGCGAGGTCGGCGGATTCTCCGTGCCGCTCGTCGATGATCGCCGCGCCTACCTGTTCGCGACGGCGGAGAAGGGCGTCGGCGGATTGCGCCTGATCGCGCGCGGCGAGGCGGGGCATGCGTCCAGACCGCTGCCGAGCGATCCCGTGCCTCAGCTCGCCGGAGCCGTCGCCCGGATCGGCGCGCACCGCTTCCCCGTCGTGCGCACGCCGGCACTGTCGCGGTTTCTCGCCGTGTTCGGCGAGGCGCGGGGCGTGACGTTCACAGACGAGAATCTGGATGCCGAACTGGAGGATCTCGGATTCGTCGGGCGGGTGATCGCTGCGGCAGCGCGGAACACGGCAGCGCCGACGGTGCTGCGCGCCGGAGACAAGAGCAACATCATCCCCGGAAGCGCAGAGGCGCTCGTCGACTACAGGGCGCTGCCCGACGGCGAGGACGACCTGCTCGCCGAGGTCGAGCGTCTCGCCGGCGAGACCGTCGAAGTGGAACGTCTTCGGTCCATGAAACCGGTCGCGTCTCCCGTCGACGGCCCGTTCGTCGAAGTGATCTCCGCTGCTCTGACAGCGGAAGACCCCGATGGGGTCGTGGTGCCCTATCTGCTGCCGGCATCCACAGACAACAAGCACTTCGCGCGTCTCGGCGTGAACGGCTACGGCTTCGTGCCGCTTCGCGTTCCCGACGACTTCGACGTCTATGGACAGTTCCATTCCGCGGATGAGTGCGTGCCGGTGGAGAGCCTGTACTTCTGCGCGCGAGTGACCGCGGGGATCCTCGCGACGGCGTAG
- a CDS encoding MetQ/NlpA family ABC transporter substrate-binding protein: MNNSRAKNKILSAIGVLAAGALTLSMAACAGSEEPADTGADETKIVLGADDGTEEHWTILKDKLAEEGIELEVRTITDAVQLNQGVQDGELDVNLFQHLIFLSDFNVNSGGTLVPVGATAVYPLALYSEQYKSVEEIPEGATVALPNNPTNLARALLNLQRAGLLELEDGGDAFSTEADITSKKIEILPVDSNQTVTALKDGSAQAAIVNNTQAQKGGLGDDLIIFKEDLDNPELAPYINAFVVKEENKDDPRWEKLIEAYHSPEVEEAVTELNQGNLQFKGDWTAADLQKELTGLEDKLRAAK; the protein is encoded by the coding sequence GTGAACAACTCCCGTGCGAAGAACAAGATCCTTTCCGCCATCGGCGTGCTGGCAGCCGGCGCGCTGACCCTGTCGATGGCAGCGTGCGCGGGAAGCGAAGAGCCTGCCGACACCGGCGCAGATGAGACGAAGATCGTGCTCGGTGCGGATGACGGTACCGAAGAGCACTGGACGATCCTCAAGGACAAGCTTGCAGAAGAGGGCATCGAGCTCGAGGTGCGCACCATCACCGACGCCGTGCAGCTGAACCAGGGCGTTCAGGACGGCGAGCTGGATGTGAACCTGTTCCAGCACCTGATCTTCCTCTCCGACTTCAACGTCAACAGCGGCGGCACGCTCGTGCCGGTCGGTGCGACCGCCGTGTATCCGCTGGCGCTGTACTCCGAGCAGTACAAGAGCGTCGAGGAGATCCCCGAGGGCGCGACCGTCGCGCTGCCGAACAACCCCACCAACCTGGCCCGTGCCCTGCTGAACCTGCAGCGCGCAGGGCTGCTCGAGCTCGAGGACGGCGGTGATGCCTTCTCGACCGAGGCAGACATCACCTCCAAGAAGATCGAGATCCTGCCCGTCGATTCGAACCAGACGGTCACCGCTCTCAAGGACGGCAGCGCCCAGGCCGCCATCGTCAACAACACCCAGGCCCAGAAGGGCGGGCTCGGCGACGACCTGATCATCTTCAAGGAAGACCTCGACAACCCCGAGCTCGCGCCGTACATCAACGCCTTCGTCGTGAAGGAAGAGAACAAGGACGACCCGCGCTGGGAGAAGCTCATCGAGGCGTACCACTCGCCCGAGGTCGAAGAAGCCGTCACCGAACTGAACCAGGGCAACCTGCAGTTCAAGGGCGACTGGACCGCAGCCGACCTGCAGAAAGAGCTCACCGGCCTCGAAGACAAGTTGCGCGCGGCGAAGTAA